Proteins encoded in a region of the Streptomyces sp. NBC_01298 genome:
- a CDS encoding S41 family peptidase, whose protein sequence is MPGLPSIPAFCLQPRDVRRGAVVTLLFLAAVGVGAGTGSWGDGGSADSAGPAALVVGTEPDAAPPGPRVPAQAPRAAATADRDAVARAAAEAVAEGKSAKSAAQDVVSRSGDRWAAVYDQGEYEAFADDLDGHWTGVGLWAGRLRDGRIEIDRVQPGSPAARAGMRAGDRLLSIDGQGVTGLRVAEVVSLLRGSAGTPVELKLTRGGTDLTRTVRREELRSEPVTVRSLAGGITVIKVASFTRGSGDRVRSAVRAAPAGGGVMLDLRGNTGGLVTEAVTAASAFLDGGLVATYDVRGEQRALYAAPGGDTARPLVALIDGGTMSAAELVTGALQDRGRAVVVGTRTFGKGSVQMPTELPDGSVAELTVGTYRTPAGRGLDGTGITPDLAAADGVEERARTVLGGIGVGP, encoded by the coding sequence ATGCCGGGCCTGCCGAGTATTCCCGCCTTCTGTCTCCAGCCCCGCGACGTGCGTCGCGGGGCTGTTGTGACGTTGCTCTTCCTCGCCGCCGTGGGGGTCGGAGCGGGCACCGGCAGCTGGGGCGACGGCGGCTCCGCCGACTCCGCGGGGCCCGCCGCGCTGGTGGTGGGTACGGAACCCGACGCCGCCCCGCCCGGGCCGCGGGTCCCCGCGCAGGCGCCCCGCGCGGCGGCCACCGCCGACCGGGACGCGGTGGCCCGCGCGGCCGCCGAGGCCGTCGCCGAGGGCAAGTCCGCCAAGTCGGCGGCCCAGGACGTGGTGAGCCGCAGCGGGGACCGCTGGGCCGCGGTGTACGACCAGGGCGAGTACGAGGCCTTCGCCGACGACCTGGACGGCCACTGGACGGGCGTCGGCCTGTGGGCCGGGCGGCTGCGCGACGGCCGCATCGAGATCGACCGGGTCCAGCCCGGCAGCCCCGCGGCGCGGGCCGGGATGCGCGCCGGGGACCGGCTGCTCAGCATCGACGGGCAGGGCGTGACCGGGCTCCGGGTGGCCGAGGTGGTGTCCCTGCTGCGCGGCTCGGCCGGTACCCCCGTGGAGCTGAAGCTGACCCGCGGCGGGACCGACCTCACGCGGACGGTGCGGCGCGAGGAGCTGCGCAGCGAGCCGGTGACGGTGCGGTCGCTCGCCGGCGGGATCACGGTCATCAAGGTCGCCTCCTTCACCCGGGGGTCCGGCGACCGGGTCCGCTCGGCGGTCCGGGCCGCCCCGGCCGGCGGCGGGGTCATGCTCGACCTGCGCGGCAACACCGGAGGCCTGGTCACCGAGGCGGTGACGGCCGCCTCCGCCTTCCTGGACGGCGGGCTGGTGGCGACGTACGACGTGCGCGGCGAGCAGCGGGCCCTCTACGCGGCCCCGGGCGGCGACACGGCCCGCCCGCTGGTGGCGCTGATCGACGGCGGCACGATGAGCGCGGCCGAACTGGTCACCGGAGCCCTCCAGGACCGCGGCCGCGCGGTGGTGGTCGGCACCCGCACCTTCGGCAAGGGCTCGGTGCAGATGCCCACGGAGCTGCCGGACGGATCGGTGGCGGAGCTGACGGTGGGGACGTACCGCACTCCGGCGGGCCGCGGTCTGGACGGCACGGGCATCACCCCGGACCTGGCGGCGGCGGACGGGGTCGAGGAACGGGCCCGCACGGTATTGGGTGGCATCGGGGTGGGTCCATAG
- a CDS encoding isopenicillin N synthase family dioxygenase: MPSAHPSPASSPSSAPASPPSASTSSSPSSSASPEAHSLPVLDLSQADDPALRDAFRKELHAAARDSGFLHLTGHGITAAETARILALTRAFFALPEADRLAVSNLNSPHFRGYTRIGHELTGGASDWRDQLDVGAERPARDVGPEDPAYLWLEGPNQWPAALPELRDAVLEWQSRLAAVAHRLLQELLASIGAPADFFDAAFADRPHLHTKLIRYPGSAPTGTDQGVGAHKDYGFLTLLLQDSVGGLQVVRDGAFLDVPPMPGAFVVNLGELLEIATEGYLTATDHRVVSPAGAVERFSVPFFYNPRLDAVIETVPGDYLDAAPGIAHDASNPLHAEYGRNELKGWVRAHPAVARRWHPELVGGA; encoded by the coding sequence ATGCCGTCCGCGCACCCTTCTCCCGCGTCTTCCCCTTCTTCCGCTCCTGCTTCTCCTCCCTCCGCTTCTACCTCCTCTTCGCCGTCCTCCTCCGCTTCGCCCGAGGCGCACTCGCTCCCGGTCCTGGACCTGTCCCAGGCCGATGATCCGGCCCTGCGCGACGCCTTCCGCAAGGAACTGCACGCGGCCGCCCGGGACAGCGGTTTCCTGCACCTCACCGGGCACGGGATCACCGCCGCCGAGACCGCCCGCATCCTGGCCCTGACCAGGGCGTTCTTCGCCCTCCCGGAGGCGGACCGGCTGGCCGTGAGCAATCTGAACTCCCCGCACTTCCGGGGGTACACCCGCATCGGGCACGAGCTGACCGGCGGCGCTTCCGACTGGCGCGACCAGCTCGACGTGGGAGCGGAGCGGCCGGCGCGGGACGTGGGACCGGAGGACCCGGCGTACCTGTGGCTGGAGGGTCCCAACCAGTGGCCCGCGGCGCTTCCGGAACTGCGGGACGCGGTGCTGGAGTGGCAGTCCCGGCTGGCGGCGGTGGCGCACCGCCTGCTCCAGGAGCTGCTCGCCTCGATCGGCGCCCCGGCGGACTTCTTCGACGCGGCCTTCGCGGACCGGCCCCACCTGCACACGAAGCTGATCCGCTACCCGGGATCCGCCCCGACGGGCACCGACCAGGGGGTCGGGGCCCACAAGGACTACGGCTTCCTCACCCTGCTCCTCCAGGACTCGGTGGGCGGGCTCCAGGTGGTCCGGGACGGGGCCTTCCTGGACGTCCCCCCGATGCCGGGGGCCTTCGTGGTCAACCTGGGCGAGCTGCTGGAGATCGCCACGGAGGGGTACCTGACGGCCACGGACCACCGCGTGGTGAGCCCGGCGGGGGCCGTGGAGCGGTTCTCGGTGCCGTTCTTCTACAACCCGCGCCTGGACGCCGTCATCGAGACGGTCCCGGGCGACTACCTGGACGCGGCGCCGGGGATAGCGCACGACGCGTCGAACCCGCTGCACGCGGAGTACGGCCGCAACGAGCTGAAGGGCTGGGTCCGGGCCCACCCCGCGGTGGCGCGGCGCTGGCACCCGGAGCTGGTCGGCGGCGCGTAG
- a CDS encoding LysR family transcriptional regulator, with protein sequence MTPRDVEPRLLRAFLAVAEELHFTRAAARLYVAQQALSRDVRRLEQTLGAALFLRTTRAVELTPDGERLLPLARGVLRAHEELAGAFAGPRPLLVDLNTDGPGTARSVLDRARELAPDCELMARFESGLTHAAAEIAAGRLDVSFGYADGLDPALRARLVRTPVRYEPLAVLLPEGHALAALDAVPLDALRGESVYTGAGNPRTAEWTGLARELFAGRGIEPAPPAPVAVGKEEFRRVMVKTGRPVLATVGFLDMPGCVKRPLTAPVPLSPLSMVWRKGMSHPGLDALRRAAAELGAGRGWLEVPPDSWLPALTPGPGGG encoded by the coding sequence GTGACGCCCCGAGACGTGGAACCCCGCCTGCTGCGCGCCTTCCTCGCCGTGGCCGAGGAACTGCACTTCACCCGCGCCGCCGCCCGGCTCTACGTGGCCCAGCAGGCCCTCAGCCGGGACGTGCGCCGGCTCGAGCAAACCCTGGGCGCGGCCCTGTTCCTGCGCACCACCCGCGCCGTGGAGCTGACTCCGGACGGGGAGCGGCTGCTGCCCCTGGCCCGGGGCGTGCTGCGGGCGCACGAGGAGCTGGCCGGGGCGTTCGCGGGGCCCCGGCCGCTGCTCGTCGATCTCAACACCGACGGCCCCGGCACCGCCCGCAGCGTCCTGGACCGGGCCCGCGAACTCGCCCCCGACTGCGAGCTGATGGCCCGCTTCGAGTCCGGGCTCACCCATGCCGCCGCCGAGATCGCCGCGGGCCGCCTCGACGTCTCCTTCGGGTACGCCGACGGCCTCGACCCGGCGCTGCGGGCCCGCCTCGTGCGGACGCCCGTACGGTACGAGCCGCTCGCCGTGCTGCTGCCCGAAGGGCACGCGCTGGCCGCGCTGGACGCCGTACCGCTGGACGCGCTGCGCGGCGAGTCGGTGTACACCGGGGCCGGGAACCCGCGGACGGCGGAGTGGACCGGGCTCGCGCGCGAGCTGTTCGCCGGGCGGGGCATCGAGCCCGCGCCGCCCGCGCCGGTGGCGGTGGGCAAGGAGGAGTTCCGCCGGGTCATGGTCAAGACCGGCCGCCCGGTCCTGGCCACGGTGGGCTTCCTCGACATGCCCGGCTGCGTCAAGCGGCCGCTGACCGCGCCGGTGCCGCTGTCGCCGCTCTCCATGGTGTGGCGGAAGGGAATGAGCCATCCCGGGCTCGACGCGCTGCGCCGCGCCGCCGCGGAGCTCGGGGCCGGGCGCGGCTGGCTGGAGGTGCCCCCGGACAGCTGGCTGCCCGCGCTCACACCGGGCCCCGGCGGCGGGTGA
- a CDS encoding serine/threonine-protein kinase: MRPVGSKYLLEEPLGRGATGTVWRARQREAAGAEAAVAGHPGETVAIKVLKEELAQDPDIVMRFLRERSVLLRLTHPNIVRTRDLVVEGDLLALVMDLIDGPDLHRYLRENGPFSPVAASLLTAQIADALAASHADGVVHRDLKPANVLVDERDGQMKPMLTDFGIARLADSPGLTRTHEFVGTPAYVAPESAEGRPQTSAVDIYGAGILLYELLTGRPPFAGGTALEVLHRHLSEEPQRPPNVPEPLWTVIERCMRKEPYERPSAQTLARGLRVVASGIGVHSTAAEVEAALGVGALLAPDPSPAPVPATPGAADATQILPGGSAGSAGASPMGAYDPNAMTSVMPPVGGADATSVLPSTGAPGADATSVMPPVQRPDQPHPWQSQLQAARDRNEQTQMQYLDPSEDPLRRRPQRQAPPQQQYQQPPQQQPQRPQQPPQQQPYRQAPQPQQYQQPQQYPQQQYAPQPPPQHYQPQQHPQQYQQPQGQPQYRQPQQPQQQPPQGPPPGRQPERREPREPRRSANPVKIPGLGCLKGCLVMILVFFVAGWLIWELTPLQGWVGTGRGWWDQVWTWGSDAVDWVTAIGDATGGGSTP, from the coding sequence GCCGCTCGGGCGCGGCGCCACGGGCACCGTCTGGCGCGCCCGCCAGCGTGAGGCGGCCGGTGCGGAGGCGGCGGTGGCCGGCCACCCCGGCGAGACCGTGGCCATCAAGGTCCTCAAGGAGGAGCTGGCCCAGGACCCGGACATCGTCATGCGCTTCCTGCGCGAGCGCTCGGTCCTGCTGCGCCTGACGCACCCCAACATCGTCCGCACCCGCGACCTCGTCGTCGAGGGCGATCTCCTCGCCCTCGTCATGGACCTCATCGACGGCCCGGACCTGCACCGGTACCTCCGCGAGAACGGCCCCTTCAGCCCGGTCGCCGCGAGCCTGCTCACCGCCCAGATCGCGGACGCGCTCGCCGCCAGCCACGCCGACGGCGTGGTCCACCGCGACCTGAAGCCCGCCAACGTCCTGGTCGACGAGCGCGACGGCCAGATGAAGCCGATGCTCACCGACTTCGGCATCGCGCGCCTGGCGGACTCCCCGGGCCTGACGCGCACGCACGAGTTCGTCGGCACCCCGGCCTACGTGGCCCCCGAATCCGCCGAGGGCCGCCCGCAGACCTCCGCCGTCGACATCTACGGCGCCGGCATCCTGCTCTACGAGCTCCTCACCGGCCGGCCGCCCTTCGCCGGCGGCACCGCGCTGGAGGTGCTGCACCGCCACCTCAGCGAGGAGCCGCAGCGCCCGCCGAACGTGCCCGAGCCGCTGTGGACGGTCATCGAGCGCTGCATGCGCAAGGAGCCCTACGAGCGCCCGAGCGCGCAGACCCTGGCGCGCGGCCTGCGCGTCGTCGCCTCCGGCATCGGCGTGCACTCCACGGCCGCCGAGGTCGAGGCCGCCCTCGGCGTCGGCGCGCTCCTGGCGCCCGACCCCTCGCCCGCGCCGGTGCCCGCGACCCCGGGTGCCGCGGACGCGACGCAGATACTGCCCGGGGGCTCCGCCGGATCCGCCGGGGCCTCCCCGATGGGGGCCTACGACCCCAACGCCATGACCAGCGTGATGCCGCCGGTCGGCGGGGCCGACGCCACGTCCGTGCTCCCGAGCACGGGGGCGCCCGGCGCCGACGCGACCTCCGTGATGCCGCCCGTGCAGCGGCCGGACCAGCCGCACCCGTGGCAGTCGCAGCTGCAGGCGGCCCGCGACCGCAACGAGCAGACGCAGATGCAGTACCTGGACCCGAGCGAGGACCCCCTGCGCCGGCGGCCGCAGCGCCAGGCGCCGCCGCAGCAGCAGTACCAGCAGCCGCCCCAGCAGCAGCCGCAGCGACCGCAGCAGCCTCCGCAGCAGCAGCCGTACCGGCAGGCCCCGCAGCCGCAGCAGTACCAGCAGCCTCAGCAGTACCCGCAGCAGCAGTACGCGCCGCAGCCCCCGCCGCAGCACTATCAGCCGCAGCAGCACCCCCAGCAGTACCAGCAGCCGCAGGGACAGCCCCAGTACCGCCAGCCCCAGCAGCCTCAGCAGCAGCCCCCGCAGGGTCCGCCGCCGGGCCGCCAGCCGGAGCGGCGCGAGCCCCGCGAGCCCCGCCGCAGCGCGAACCCGGTGAAGATCCCGGGGCTGGGCTGCCTCAAGGGCTGCCTGGTGATGATCCTGGTGTTCTTCGTCGCGGGCTGGCTGATCTGGGAGTTGACCCCCCTCCAGGGGTGGGTCGGCACCGGTCGCGGCTGGTGGGACCAGGTGTGGACCTGGGGCTCGGACGCCGTGGACTGGGTCACCGCGATCGGAGACGCCACGGGCGGCGGCTCGACCCCCTGA
- the smpB gene encoding SsrA-binding protein SmpB: MAKETGRKLIAQNKKARHDYTIIDTYECGLVLTGTEVKSLRQGRASLVDGFVSVESGEAWLYNVHVPEYSQGTWTNHSARRKRKLLLHREEIDKLDSKTGETGNTIVPLALYFKDGRAKIEIALAKGKKEYDKRQSLREKQDTRETNRVISAVKRKERGQL; this comes from the coding sequence ATGGCTAAGGAAACAGGGCGCAAGCTGATCGCCCAGAACAAGAAGGCGCGGCACGACTACACGATCATCGACACCTACGAGTGCGGCCTCGTGCTCACGGGTACCGAGGTCAAGTCCCTGCGCCAGGGCCGTGCCTCGCTGGTGGACGGCTTCGTGTCGGTGGAGAGCGGCGAGGCCTGGCTCTACAACGTGCACGTGCCGGAGTACAGCCAGGGCACCTGGACCAACCACAGCGCGCGGCGCAAGCGCAAGCTCCTGCTGCACCGCGAGGAGATCGACAAGCTGGACTCGAAGACGGGGGAGACCGGCAACACGATCGTGCCGCTCGCCCTGTACTTCAAGGACGGCCGGGCGAAGATCGAGATCGCGCTGGCGAAGGGCAAGAAGGAGTACGACAAGCGGCAGTCGCTGCGCGAGAAGCAGGACACGCGCGAGACGAACCGGGTGATCTCGGCCGTGAAGCGCAAGGAGCGCGGCCAGCTTTAA
- a CDS encoding MFS transporter has protein sequence MAVSGTTLVLAAAPPRPRHPARAARPARVPGPYRRLFALPGTRGFTTGNLIARLPMGMFGVSAVMMIAGQRGSYALAGAVVAAGLAATALVAPWTARLVDRYGQARVAVPATLIAVLGSLSLIACVRTEAPAWTLFASYAATATTPNIGGMSRARWTHLLRDDPASRHTAMSFEQAADELAYMLGPVAAAFLCTAAFPEAGTLAGAVLLLTGMLLFTAHRATEPPPAPAVRGPSPLRALGGLLPLFLALGAMFGSMEITSIAHLGAHGLGGLSGPVLALQAAGSCAAGLLYGTLRPRTLPVCLGVLALAMTLPLAAAATGHLLPLALALLLAGMATAPVMVTAMSRIHAVTPPGRLNEGMTLAVTALFAGIAAGSATAGAAIDHWGATTPYALPAGAAVLALGLARAGGSVAKHPPAG, from the coding sequence ATGGCCGTCTCCGGCACCACGCTGGTGCTCGCCGCCGCCCCGCCGCGGCCGCGGCACCCGGCCCGCGCGGCGCGGCCGGCCCGCGTCCCGGGCCCGTACCGCCGGCTCTTCGCGCTCCCCGGCACCCGCGGGTTCACCACCGGGAACCTCATCGCCCGGCTCCCCATGGGCATGTTCGGCGTCAGCGCCGTCATGATGATCGCCGGGCAGCGCGGCTCGTACGCCCTCGCCGGCGCCGTCGTGGCGGCCGGCCTGGCCGCCACCGCCCTCGTGGCGCCGTGGACGGCCCGGCTGGTGGACCGGTACGGGCAGGCCCGGGTCGCCGTGCCCGCCACCCTGATCGCGGTCCTCGGCTCGCTCTCCCTGATCGCGTGCGTCCGTACCGAGGCCCCCGCCTGGACCCTCTTCGCCTCCTACGCCGCCACCGCGACCACACCCAACATCGGCGGCATGTCCCGCGCCCGCTGGACCCACCTGCTGCGGGACGACCCGGCGTCCCGGCACACCGCGATGTCCTTCGAGCAGGCCGCGGACGAACTGGCGTACATGCTCGGACCGGTGGCCGCCGCCTTCCTGTGCACCGCCGCGTTCCCGGAGGCGGGCACGCTGGCCGGGGCCGTCCTGCTCCTCACCGGGATGCTGCTCTTCACCGCTCACCGCGCCACCGAGCCGCCGCCCGCACCCGCGGTCCGGGGGCCGTCCCCGCTCCGTGCCCTGGGAGGACTGCTGCCGCTCTTCCTGGCCCTCGGCGCGATGTTCGGCTCCATGGAGATCACCTCCATCGCCCACCTGGGCGCCCACGGCCTCGGCGGGCTCTCGGGCCCGGTCCTCGCCCTCCAGGCGGCCGGCTCCTGCGCGGCCGGCCTGCTCTACGGCACCCTGCGCCCGCGCACGCTCCCCGTCTGCCTGGGCGTCCTGGCCCTAGCCATGACCCTGCCGCTGGCGGCGGCCGCCACCGGCCATCTCCTCCCCCTGGCCCTGGCCCTGCTGCTGGCCGGCATGGCGACGGCCCCGGTGATGGTCACCGCGATGTCCCGGATCCACGCCGTGACCCCGCCGGGCCGCCTGAACGAGGGCATGACCCTCGCCGTCACCGCCCTCTTCGCGGGCATCGCGGCGGGCTCCGCGACGGCCGGCGCCGCGATCGACCACTGGGGCGCGACGACCCCGTACGCCCTCCCGGCGGGGGCGGCGGTGCTCGCCCTGGGGCTCGCGCGGGCGGGGGGTTCGGTGGCGAAGCACCCGCCCGCGGGGTGA
- the ftsE gene encoding cell division ATP-binding protein FtsE — protein MIRFDNVSKSYPKQSRPALRDVSLDIAKGEFVFLVGSSGSGKSTFMRLILREERASHGQVHVLGKDLAKLSNWKVPQMRRQLGTVFQDFRLLPNKSVAENVAFAQEVIGRPRGEIKKAVPQVLELVGLGGKEDRMPGELSGGEQQRVAIARAFVNRPALLIADEPTGNLDPQTSVGIMKLLDRINRTGTTVIMATHDQQIVDQMRKRVIELEQGRLVRDQSRGVYGYQH, from the coding sequence GTGATCCGATTCGACAACGTCTCCAAGTCCTACCCGAAGCAGAGCCGCCCCGCACTCAGAGATGTCTCCCTGGACATCGCGAAGGGCGAGTTCGTCTTCCTGGTCGGCTCCTCCGGCTCCGGCAAGTCCACCTTCATGCGGCTCATCCTGCGCGAGGAGCGGGCGAGCCACGGCCAGGTGCACGTCCTGGGCAAGGACCTCGCCAAGCTCTCCAACTGGAAGGTTCCGCAGATGCGGCGCCAGCTGGGGACCGTCTTCCAGGACTTCCGTCTCCTGCCCAACAAGTCGGTGGCCGAAAATGTGGCCTTCGCCCAGGAGGTCATCGGCAGACCTCGCGGCGAGATCAAGAAGGCCGTTCCCCAGGTCCTGGAACTCGTCGGCCTCGGCGGCAAAGAGGACCGGATGCCCGGCGAGCTCTCCGGTGGTGAGCAGCAGCGCGTGGCCATCGCCCGTGCCTTCGTCAACCGGCCGGCGCTGCTGATCGCGGACGAGCCCACCGGCAACCTGGACCCCCAGACCTCCGTCGGCATCATGAAGCTGCTGGACCGGATCAACCGGACCGGCACCACCGTGATCATGGCGACCCACGACCAGCAGATCGTCGACCAGATGCGCAAGCGCGTCATCGAACTCGAGCAGGGCCGTCTCGTCCGCGACCAGTCGCGCGGCGTCTACGGCTACCAGCACTGA
- the ftsX gene encoding permease-like cell division protein FtsX, whose amino-acid sequence MRAQFVMSEIGVGLRRNLTMTFAVIISVSLSLALFGGSLLMRDQVSKMKGYWYDKANVSIYLCNKNDAEATGGSACSKGAVTPEQKTALEAELKGMDLVKGVTYESADEAFKHYQEQFGKTALAASITPDQMQESFRVKLKQPEKYKVITTSFSGRDGVQSVEDQRSVTDNLFKLLGYLNIAALVIMLVMLIVALLLIVNTVRVSAFSRRRETGIMRLVGASSFYIQVPFIMEAAFAGLIGALLACGMLGAGQYFVIDHGAALREKMELINFIGWDSVLTKLPLVLVIGLLMPSLAAFIALRKYLKV is encoded by the coding sequence ATGCGCGCCCAGTTCGTCATGTCGGAGATCGGGGTCGGTCTCCGCCGTAACCTGACCATGACCTTCGCGGTCATCATTTCCGTGTCCTTGTCGCTGGCCCTGTTCGGCGGTTCCCTGCTCATGCGCGACCAGGTGAGCAAGATGAAGGGGTACTGGTACGACAAGGCCAATGTCTCCATCTACCTCTGCAACAAGAACGATGCCGAGGCGACCGGCGGATCCGCCTGTTCCAAGGGGGCGGTGACCCCGGAGCAGAAGACGGCCCTGGAGGCCGAGCTCAAGGGCATGGACCTCGTCAAGGGGGTCACCTACGAGTCCGCCGACGAGGCCTTCAAGCACTATCAGGAGCAGTTCGGCAAGACCGCCCTGGCCGCCTCCATCACCCCGGACCAGATGCAGGAATCCTTCCGGGTGAAGCTGAAGCAGCCCGAGAAGTACAAGGTCATCACGACCTCCTTCTCCGGCCGTGACGGCGTCCAGTCCGTCGAGGACCAGCGCAGTGTGACGGACAACCTCTTCAAGCTCCTCGGCTACCTCAACATCGCCGCCCTCGTCATCATGCTGGTCATGCTGATCGTGGCCCTCCTGCTGATCGTCAACACGGTGCGCGTCTCGGCCTTCAGCCGGCGGCGCGAAACCGGGATCATGCGCCTGGTGGGCGCCTCCAGCTTCTACATCCAGGTGCCGTTCATCATGGAGGCGGCCTTCGCCGGCCTGATCGGCGCGCTGCTCGCCTGCGGGATGCTCGGCGCAGGCCAGTACTTCGTGATCGACCACGGCGCCGCGCTGCGCGAGAAGATGGAGCTCATCAACTTCATCGGCTGGGACTCGGTCCTGACCAAGCTGCCGCTCGTCCTGGTCATCGGTCTGCTGATGCCCTCGCTGGCGGCCTTCATCGCCTTGCGCAAGTACCTCAAGGTGTGA
- a CDS encoding serine/threonine-protein kinase — MARKIGSRYTAHQILGRGSAGTVWLGEGPDGPVAVKLLREDLASDQELVGRFVQERSALLGLEHPHVVCVRDLVVDGNDLALVMDLVRGTDLRTRLDRERRLAPEAAVAIVADVADALAAAHAAGVVHRDVKPENVLLDMQGPLGPGGAHPALLTDFGVAKLIDSPRRSTGGRASAPTTRIIGTPDYLAPEIVEGLPPRAAVDIYALATVLYELLAGFTPFGGGHPGAVLRRHVTETVVPLPGIPDELWQLMVQCLAKAPASRLRASELSLRLRDLLPLLAGMPPLDVDEPDEPEQADFPEPEAAAADPVRRRGVVPLVPGSATDSNRDTHTSMRVPGPDELAGGALGTARVPRPAGGHRPGSARHRAETVRKRRLALSAAAVALAAAVGVGSWLAVSSDSAPPQDDRQSGSTAP, encoded by the coding sequence GTGGCACGGAAGATCGGCAGCCGGTACACCGCGCACCAGATCCTGGGACGCGGCAGCGCGGGCACGGTGTGGCTGGGCGAGGGGCCTGACGGCCCCGTCGCCGTCAAACTGCTGCGCGAGGACCTCGCGTCCGACCAGGAACTCGTCGGACGGTTCGTCCAGGAGCGCAGCGCGCTCCTGGGCCTGGAGCACCCGCACGTCGTCTGCGTCCGTGACCTCGTCGTGGACGGCAACGACCTCGCCCTCGTCATGGACCTCGTCCGCGGTACGGACCTGCGCACGCGCCTCGACCGCGAGCGGCGGCTCGCCCCCGAGGCGGCCGTCGCGATCGTCGCCGACGTCGCCGACGCCCTGGCCGCGGCGCACGCGGCGGGGGTCGTGCACCGGGACGTGAAGCCGGAGAACGTCCTGCTCGACATGCAGGGCCCGCTCGGCCCCGGCGGCGCGCACCCGGCGCTGCTCACCGACTTCGGTGTGGCCAAGCTCATCGACTCGCCGCGGCGCTCCACCGGCGGACGGGCCTCGGCCCCGACCACCCGGATCATCGGCACGCCCGACTACCTGGCGCCGGAGATAGTGGAGGGACTGCCGCCGCGCGCGGCGGTGGACATCTACGCCCTGGCCACCGTGCTGTACGAACTGCTCGCCGGCTTCACGCCGTTCGGCGGCGGCCACCCCGGGGCGGTGCTGCGGCGCCACGTGACGGAGACCGTCGTCCCACTGCCGGGCATCCCCGACGAGCTGTGGCAGCTCATGGTCCAGTGCCTGGCCAAGGCCCCCGCCTCGCGGCTGCGGGCCTCGGAACTCTCCCTGCGGCTGCGGGACCTGCTGCCGCTGCTCGCGGGGATGCCGCCGCTGGACGTGGACGAGCCGGACGAGCCGGAGCAGGCGGACTTCCCGGAACCGGAGGCCGCCGCCGCCGATCCGGTGCGGCGACGGGGTGTGGTTCCGCTGGTCCCCGGCTCCGCCACCGACTCCAACCGGGACACCCACACCTCGATGCGGGTGCCGGGGCCGGACGAGCTGGCGGGGGGCGCGCTGGGCACGGCCCGGGTTCCGCGCCCCGCCGGCGGGCACCGGCCGGGCTCCGCGCGGCACCGGGCGGAGACCGTCCGCAAGCGCCGGCTCGCGCTGTCGGCCGCCGCGGTCGCGCTGGCCGCCGCGGTGGGCGTCGGCAGCTGGCTGGCCGTCTCCTCCGACTCGGCGCCGCCGCAGGACGACAGGCAGTCGGGCTCCACGGCCCCGTAG
- the prfB gene encoding peptide chain release factor 2 translates to MAVVDVSEELKSLSSTMGSIEAVLDLDKLRAEIAVLEEQAAAPSLWDDPEAAQKITSKLSHLQAEVRKTEHLRGRIDDLAVLFDLAQEMDDADTLAEAETELVSVRKALDEMEVRTLLSGEYAEREALVNIRAEAGGVDASDFAERLQRMYLRWAERHGYPTEIYETSYAEEAGIKSTTFVVKAPYAYGTLSVEQGTHRLVRISPFDNQGRRQTSFAGVEVLPVVESSDHVEIDEGELRVDVYRASGPGGQGVNTTDSAVRITHLPTGIVVSCQNERSQIQNKASAMNVLQAKLLERRRQEEKDKMDALKDGGSSWGNQMRSYVLHPYQMVKDLRTEFEVGNPQAVLDGEIDGFLEAGIRWRKQQEQTA, encoded by the coding sequence GTGGCAGTCGTCGATGTTTCCGAAGAGCTGAAGTCCCTCTCCTCGACCATGGGGTCGATCGAGGCCGTCCTGGACCTCGACAAGCTGAGGGCAGAAATCGCCGTGCTCGAGGAGCAGGCCGCCGCGCCGTCCCTGTGGGACGACCCGGAGGCCGCCCAGAAGATCACGAGCAAGCTTTCGCACCTCCAGGCGGAGGTCCGCAAGACCGAGCACCTGCGCGGGCGCATCGACGACCTGGCGGTGCTGTTCGACCTCGCCCAGGAGATGGACGACGCGGACACCCTCGCCGAGGCGGAGACCGAGCTGGTCTCCGTGCGCAAGGCCCTGGACGAGATGGAGGTCCGCACCCTGCTCTCCGGCGAATACGCCGAGCGCGAGGCGCTGGTCAACATCCGTGCCGAGGCCGGCGGCGTGGACGCCTCCGACTTCGCCGAGCGCCTCCAGCGCATGTACCTGCGCTGGGCCGAGCGGCACGGCTACCCGACCGAGATCTACGAGACCTCGTACGCGGAAGAGGCCGGCATCAAGTCGACCACCTTCGTGGTCAAGGCCCCGTACGCCTACGGCACCCTCTCCGTCGAGCAGGGCACCCACCGCCTCGTCCGGATCTCGCCCTTCGACAACCAGGGCCGCCGCCAGACCTCCTTCGCGGGCGTCGAGGTGCTGCCGGTCGTCGAGTCCAGCGACCACGTCGAGATCGACGAGGGCGAGCTGCGCGTGGACGTGTACCGCGCCTCGGGCCCCGGCGGCCAGGGCGTCAACACGACCGACTCCGCGGTGCGCATCACGCACCTGCCGACCGGCATCGTGGTCTCGTGCCAGAACGAGCGCTCGCAGATCCAGAACAAGGCCAGCGCGATGAACGTCCTCCAGGCCAAGCTGCTCGAGCGGCGCCGCCAGGAGGAGAAGGACAAGATGGACGCCCTCAAGGACGGCGGAAGCTCCTGGGGCAACCAGATGCGGTCCTACGTCCTGCACCCGTACCAGATGGTCAAGGACCTCCGGACGGAGTTCGAGGTCGGCAACCCGCAGGCGGTGCTCGACGGCGAGATCGACGGCTTCCTGGAGGCCGGGATCCGCTGGCGCAAGCAGCAGGAGCAGACCGCGTAG